A window from Telopea speciosissima isolate NSW1024214 ecotype Mountain lineage chromosome 8, Tspe_v1, whole genome shotgun sequence encodes these proteins:
- the LOC122670933 gene encoding uncharacterized protein At4g28440-like, whose protein sequence is MAEAKPGMRKPVFTKVDQLRPGTSGHTLTVKVVSSKMVLQKVRPDGPQVRQMRIAECLVGDETGIIIFTARNDQVDLMKDNTTVILRNAKIDMFKGSMRLAVDKWGRVEVTEPASFTVKEDNNLSLVEYELVNVVEE, encoded by the exons ATGGCTGAAGCAAAGCCTGGAATGAGGAAGCCAGTGTTCACCAAGGTTGATCAACTTCGGCCGGGAACCAGCGGGCACACTCTTACGGTGAAGGTGGTGAGCTCGAAGATGGTGTTGCAGAAAGTCCGCCCTGATGGGCCACAAGTACGTCAGATGCGCATAGCGGAATGCTTGGTTGGAGATGAAACTGGAATTATTATTTTTACAGCCAGGAATGACCAAG TGGACTTGATGAAAGACAATACAACTGTAATCCTGCGCAATGCGAAAATCGACATGTTCAAGGGTTCAATGAGGCTTGCTGTAGACAAGTGGGGCCGTGTTGAAGTGACTGAACCAGCGAGCTTCACTGTGAAGGAAGATAACAACCTGTCGCTGGTGGAATATGAACTGGTGAATGTTGTTGAAGAGTGA
- the LOC122670931 gene encoding formate dehydrogenase, mitochondrial — protein MAMKRAAASVIRTVYGSGVVEPLPISRSLHASPGSKKIVGVFYKANEYASSNPNFLGCVENALGIREWLESQGHQYIVTDDKEGPNCELEKHIPDLHVLISTPFHPAYVTAERIKKAKNLQLLLTAGIGSDHIDLKAAADAGLTVAEVTGSNVVSVAEDELMRILILVRNFLPGYHQVINGDWKVAAIAHRAYDLEGKTVGTVGAGRIGKLLLQRLKPFNCNLLYHDRLKMEPEMEAQTGAKFEEDLDAMLPKCDIIVINMPLTEKTRGMFDKERIAKLKKGVLIVNNARGAIMDTQAVVDACSSGQIGGYSGDVWYPQPAPRDHPWRYMPNQAMTPHVSGTTIDAQLRYAAGTKDMLDRYFKGEEFPAQNYIVKEGKIASQYL, from the exons ATGGCAATGAAGAGGGCTGCTGCGTCTGTAATTAGAACCGTTTATGGTTCCGGGGTTGTAGAACCATTACCTATCTCCAGATCACTCCAT GCATCTCCAGGGAGCAAGAAGATAGTTGGGGTGTTTTACAAGGCTAACGAGTATGCCTCATCGAATCCCAACTTTTTGGGTTGTGTGGAGAATGCCTTGGGCATACGAGAGTGGCTGGAATCACAAGGCCATCAGTATATTGTCACCGATGACAAAGAAGGCCCTAATTGTG AACTTGAAAAACATATTCCTGATCTTCATGTTCTGATATCAACCCCTTTCCACCCGGCATATGTTACGGCAGAGAGGATtaagaaagccaaaaatttaCAACTTCTTTTAACAGCCGGAATCGGCTCTGATCACATTGACCTGAAAGCTGCAGCTGATGCTGGACTAACAGTTGCTGAAGTCACTGGAAGTAATGTTGTTTCAGTTGCAGAAGATGAGCTTATGAGAATCCTCATCCTTGTACGAAATTTCCTACCTGGTTACCATCAAGTGATTAATGGGGATTGGAAAGTTGCTGCTATTGCTCATAGAGCATATGATCTTGAGGGGAAGACAGTAGGAACTGTAGGTGCAGGACGCATTGGTAAGCTTTTACTCCAACGGTTGAAGCCCTTCAACTGTAATCTCCTCTATCATGATCGGCTCAAGATGGAGCCGGAAATGGAGGCTCAGACAGGGGCAAAGTTTGAGGAGGATCTTGATGCAATGCTTCCAAAGTGTGACATAATTGTTATCAACATGCCTCTTACggagaaaacaag AGGGATGTTTGACAAAGAAAGGATTGCAAAGTTGAAGAAGGGAGTTCTAATCGTGAATAATGCTCGAGGGGCAATCATGGATACTCAAGCAGTTGTTGATGCATGCTCTAGTGGGCAAATTGGAG GTTATAGCGGTGATGTGTGGTATCCGCAACCAGCTCCCAGGGATCATCCATGGCGATACATGCCAAACCAGGCAATGACTCCTCATGTTTCTGGCACCACAATTGATGCTCAA TTGCGATATGCAGCTGGAACTAAGGACATGCTGGATAGGTACTTCAAGGGAGAAGAGTTCCCAGCACAAAATTACATTGTTAAGGAGGGTAAAATTGCCAGCCAGTATCTCTGA